The Candidatus Mycolicibacterium alkanivorans genome contains a region encoding:
- a CDS encoding DUF3427 domain-containing protein: MQQRDDLHAEYGTVDDAEQALVIARHLLPLVERSLKAAHSAEARLDLVRQILRVLPQASLAEEVLHQIEPHRVTRLDEVRRVSTLTDGRLPRRATPFSDTALMTNARHEPTLAAELRAELASADQVDLLCAFVKWQGLRLLEDQLNEIRQRNVRLRVITTTYLGATDARALDALVDEFGAEVRVNYELHRTRLHAKAWLLRRNTGFHTAYVGSSNLSHAALVDGLEWNVRLSAQSTPHMLDKFKSTFDSYWENKEFEPYHPSTDRQRLDVALDVAAGRQAREQITITLSGLEVQPKAYQAEMLEQLDAERSLHDRHRNLIVAATGTGKTVIAALDYRSLREIRGRDLSLLFVAHRKEILMQSRRMYQEVLVDPTFGELLVGGEQPVKWRHVFASIQSLTPHRLSTMSPDQFDVVVVDEFHHAEAASYRRLLNHVKPIELLGLTATPERGDGVDVRDLFGGRVAAELRLWDALDQNLLCPFHYFGVHDQTDLEGLEWKRGGYDVAELSNVYTGNDSRTRIVLKELRDKVADVGRMRALGFCVSVEHARYMAEKFAAAGIKARAVSAETSPLDRQNALAQLRAREINIVFAVDLFNEGLDIPDVDTVLFLRPTESATVFLQQLGRGLRLTEGKTVLTALDFVGHQRKEFRFDQRFRALTGLSRKELERQVRDGFPFLPSGSQIVLDSVARELVLENIRQQVSPKWAALVAEVRSHPGDDLASYLDASGRSLEDILRSGKSWTTLCRDAGKTDVGPGRREQDLVKRLRALAHVDDRLRWHNYRAMLGQKLSVGSAMERRLTEMLFYSLFPNGGGFGSAPAGLEILSGEPVVEEMRQIIDIGFNAAHRTTSALGEVELALADVPLALHASYTREEILAALDWTSQGRVPSTMREGVAWCPGLNVDAFLITLKKSDTDYSPTTMYRDFALSPDLFHWESQSTTSSTSPTGQRYINHRKNGSHILLFVREAKTNSLGTSPYLFLGPADYVTHEGDRPIAITWRLRRPMPMEMFIASRAAVA, encoded by the coding sequence ATCCAACAACGAGACGACCTGCATGCCGAGTACGGCACAGTCGATGACGCTGAGCAAGCGCTGGTTATTGCGCGCCATCTTTTGCCGCTCGTTGAGCGATCGCTGAAGGCAGCCCATAGTGCCGAAGCGCGCCTCGATCTAGTTCGGCAGATCCTCCGAGTCCTACCGCAGGCTTCCCTAGCTGAGGAGGTTCTGCATCAGATTGAACCCCACCGCGTCACCCGCCTCGATGAAGTTCGGCGGGTGTCGACGCTTACGGACGGGCGTCTGCCGCGGCGCGCTACGCCATTCTCTGACACGGCGTTGATGACCAACGCGCGTCACGAACCCACGCTCGCGGCCGAGCTTCGCGCCGAACTCGCGAGTGCCGACCAGGTCGATCTGCTCTGTGCGTTCGTAAAGTGGCAGGGCCTGCGCTTGCTTGAAGATCAACTGAACGAGATCCGGCAGCGGAACGTTCGGCTACGAGTCATCACAACGACCTATCTCGGCGCCACTGATGCGCGCGCGCTTGATGCTTTGGTGGATGAGTTTGGCGCCGAGGTCCGGGTCAACTACGAACTGCATCGCACCCGCCTGCACGCCAAAGCGTGGCTGCTGCGCCGCAACACCGGCTTCCATACTGCCTATGTCGGATCGAGCAATCTATCCCACGCGGCGTTGGTGGACGGTCTCGAATGGAACGTAAGGTTGTCAGCCCAATCGACCCCTCATATGCTCGACAAGTTCAAGTCGACCTTCGACTCATATTGGGAGAACAAGGAATTCGAGCCTTACCACCCGAGCACCGATCGTCAGCGGCTTGATGTGGCACTCGACGTTGCGGCCGGCAGACAGGCACGGGAGCAGATCACTATCACGCTGTCCGGGCTTGAGGTGCAACCGAAGGCCTACCAAGCCGAGATGCTTGAGCAACTCGATGCCGAGCGGTCGCTTCACGACCGCCATCGCAACCTGATTGTCGCCGCGACCGGCACCGGCAAGACCGTAATCGCGGCGCTGGACTACCGAAGCCTCCGCGAGATCCGCGGCAGAGATTTGAGCCTACTTTTCGTCGCCCATCGCAAAGAGATCCTGATGCAGTCCCGACGCATGTATCAAGAGGTCCTAGTCGACCCAACCTTTGGCGAACTGCTTGTCGGCGGAGAGCAGCCCGTGAAATGGCGGCATGTCTTTGCGAGCATTCAGTCGCTCACCCCGCACCGGCTCTCAACGATGTCCCCCGACCAGTTCGATGTAGTCGTCGTAGACGAGTTCCACCACGCCGAGGCTGCGTCGTATCGGCGACTGCTGAACCACGTCAAGCCAATAGAACTGCTCGGTCTCACCGCAACCCCCGAACGGGGCGACGGCGTCGACGTCCGGGACCTCTTCGGTGGACGGGTAGCTGCCGAACTCCGCTTGTGGGATGCGCTGGACCAGAACCTTCTGTGCCCCTTCCACTACTTCGGTGTTCACGACCAAACCGACCTCGAAGGTTTGGAGTGGAAGCGCGGCGGCTACGACGTCGCTGAACTTAGCAACGTCTACACCGGCAACGATTCGCGAACGCGGATCGTGCTCAAGGAGTTACGTGACAAGGTCGCTGATGTCGGCAGAATGCGCGCGCTAGGGTTCTGCGTCAGCGTCGAGCACGCCCGATACATGGCAGAGAAGTTTGCCGCCGCCGGGATCAAGGCCAGGGCGGTGTCGGCCGAAACCTCACCGCTCGACCGGCAGAATGCTCTGGCTCAACTCCGGGCACGGGAAATCAACATCGTCTTCGCGGTCGACCTCTTCAACGAAGGCCTCGATATACCTGACGTAGACACCGTCCTGTTCCTTCGACCGACCGAGAGCGCGACAGTCTTCCTGCAACAACTGGGACGAGGTTTGCGCTTGACAGAAGGCAAGACGGTGTTGACGGCCCTCGATTTCGTTGGGCACCAGCGCAAAGAGTTCCGATTCGATCAGCGCTTTCGAGCTCTCACCGGCCTGAGCCGGAAGGAGTTGGAACGGCAAGTTAGAGACGGCTTTCCATTCCTGCCGTCGGGCAGCCAGATCGTGCTCGATTCCGTTGCACGAGAGTTGGTCCTGGAGAACATAAGACAGCAGGTGTCGCCGAAGTGGGCCGCCTTAGTGGCGGAGGTCCGGTCACATCCGGGCGACGACCTGGCCTCCTATCTCGACGCCTCAGGACGGTCGCTCGAAGATATTCTCCGGTCGGGGAAGTCTTGGACTACGTTGTGCCGCGACGCTGGTAAGACCGATGTGGGCCCTGGTCGACGTGAACAAGACTTGGTCAAGCGGCTTCGGGCACTCGCCCACGTCGATGACAGACTCCGCTGGCATAACTACCGAGCCATGCTTGGGCAGAAGCTCTCCGTCGGAAGCGCTATGGAACGGCGGCTCACCGAGATGCTGTTCTATTCCCTGTTCCCGAACGGCGGCGGCTTCGGCAGTGCGCCAGCAGGTCTAGAAATCTTGAGCGGCGAACCGGTCGTTGAGGAAATGCGGCAGATCATCGACATCGGTTTTAATGCGGCGCATCGAACGACGTCAGCTCTGGGCGAAGTCGAACTGGCACTCGCCGACGTGCCGCTCGCTTTGCATGCTAGCTATACCCGAGAGGAGATCTTGGCCGCGCTCGACTGGACATCGCAGGGTCGAGTCCCTAGCACCATGCGCGAGGGCGTTGCCTGGTGCCCCGGGCTTAACGTCGACGCGTTTTTGATCACGCTCAAGAAGAGCGACACCGACTACTCGCCGACAACGATGTATCGCGATTTCGCGCTTAGTCCCGACCTGTTCCACTGGGAATCGCAATCGACAACCTCCTCAACTTCACCGACCGGGCAGCGATACATCAATCACCGGAAGAACGGCTCGCACATCCTGCTGTTCGTCCGCGAGGCAAAGACCAATTCTCTTGGCACTTCGCCGTATCTCTTCTTGGGCCCAGCCGACTACGTCACGCACGAGGGGGACCGACCGATCGCAATCACGTGGCGACTCCGTCGACCGATGCCCATGGAGATGTTCATCGCGTCGCGGGCCGCAGTCGCTTAA
- a CDS encoding GIY-YIG nuclease family protein, protein MPKSAGVYGWWFRQVPGPIDTAGCQRRDGLTLLYAGIGPSRPPSNGKPPSSQNIRQRIRYHYNGNAEGSTLRKTLGTLLSGDLGIELRRVRFYSQLKLLRSSARESFRSSRASVRTALAPASFSMSVGSDNVRLWILASTNHCSLKGYSHRSNNETTCMPSTAQSMTLSKRWLLRAIFCRSLSDR, encoded by the coding sequence ATTCCAAAATCTGCCGGTGTCTACGGTTGGTGGTTCAGGCAAGTTCCGGGCCCAATCGATACCGCTGGCTGTCAGCGTCGCGATGGATTGACGCTGCTGTATGCGGGAATCGGCCCGTCGCGGCCACCGAGCAATGGAAAGCCGCCTAGCAGCCAGAATATTCGTCAACGCATCAGGTACCACTACAACGGGAACGCAGAGGGCTCGACGCTTCGCAAGACCCTCGGAACCTTGCTTTCGGGTGACCTTGGAATTGAGTTGCGCCGCGTCCGGTTCTATTCGCAACTTAAGCTGCTGCGGAGCAGCGCGCGTGAGAGCTTCCGGTCATCTAGAGCAAGCGTTAGAACGGCGCTCGCCCCAGCATCGTTCAGCATGTCAGTGGGATCCGATAACGTCAGGCTATGGATCTTGGCGTCTACGAATCATTGCTCACTGAAGGGTTATTCGCACAGATCCAACAACGAGACGACCTGCATGCCGAGTACGGCACAGTCGATGACGCTGAGCAAGCGCTGGTTATTGCGCGCCATCTTTTGCCGCTCGTTGAGCGATCGCTGA
- a CDS encoding YajQ family cyclic di-GMP-binding protein translates to MADSSFDIVSKVDHQEVDNALNQAAKELSTRFDFRGTDTTIAWKGEEVIEIVSSTEERAKAAVDVFKEKLIRRDISMKAFDAGDPQPSGKTYRVSGSIKQGIDQEHAKKINKLIRDEGPKGVKTQVQGDEIRVSSKKRDDLQAVIALLKGSDLDVALQFVNYR, encoded by the coding sequence ATGGCGGATTCATCGTTCGACATCGTCAGCAAGGTCGACCACCAGGAGGTCGACAACGCGCTGAACCAGGCGGCCAAGGAGCTGTCCACCCGCTTCGACTTCCGCGGCACCGACACCACCATCGCCTGGAAGGGCGAGGAGGTCATCGAGATCGTCAGCTCCACCGAGGAGCGCGCCAAGGCCGCCGTCGACGTCTTCAAGGAAAAGCTGATCCGCCGCGACATCTCCATGAAGGCCTTCGACGCCGGCGACCCGCAGCCCAGCGGCAAGACCTACCGGGTCAGCGGCAGCATCAAGCAGGGCATCGACCAAGAGCACGCCAAGAAGATCAACAAGCTCATTCGCGACGAGGGCCCCAAGGGCGTGAAGACCCAGGTTCAAGGCGACGAGATCCGGGTCAGCTCCAAGAAGCGCGACGACCTGCAGGCCGTCATCGCCCTGCTGAAGGGCTCCGATCTGGACGTCGCCCTGCAGTTCGTCAACTACCGCTAG
- a CDS encoding NAD(P)H-dependent glycerol-3-phosphate dehydrogenase, giving the protein MTPDRREPNVVVLGGGSWGTTVASICSRRVPTLQWVRSEETAEDITKNHRNSKYLGDEVELSETLRATTDFGEAADRADVIVMGVPSHGFRDVLEHLAAELRPWVPVVSLVKGLEQGTNMRMSQIVDEVLPGHPAGILAGPNIAKEVAEGFAAAAVLAMPDQSLAANLAKMFRTRRFRTYTTDDVVGVEMAGALKNVYAIAVGMGYSLGIGENTRAMVMARAVREMSKLGEAVGGQRDTFSGLAGMGDLIVTCTSKRSRNRHVGEELGSGKTVQEIIASMNQVAEGVKACSVVMEFAEKYGLNMPIAREVDAVVNHGANVEQAYRGLMAEKPGHEVHGSRF; this is encoded by the coding sequence ATGACACCTGACCGCCGCGAACCCAACGTCGTCGTGCTCGGCGGGGGCTCCTGGGGCACCACGGTCGCATCCATCTGTTCCCGGCGCGTGCCGACCCTGCAGTGGGTGCGCTCGGAGGAGACCGCCGAGGACATCACCAAGAACCATCGCAACTCCAAGTACCTCGGCGACGAGGTGGAGTTGTCGGAGACTCTGCGCGCCACCACCGATTTCGGCGAGGCCGCCGACCGCGCCGACGTGATCGTCATGGGTGTGCCCAGCCACGGCTTCCGCGATGTGCTCGAACACCTCGCCGCCGAACTGCGGCCGTGGGTGCCGGTGGTCAGCCTGGTCAAGGGCCTCGAGCAGGGCACCAACATGCGGATGAGCCAGATCGTCGACGAGGTGCTGCCCGGCCACCCGGCCGGCATCCTGGCCGGACCCAATATCGCCAAGGAGGTCGCCGAGGGCTTCGCTGCGGCCGCCGTGCTGGCGATGCCCGACCAGAGCCTGGCCGCCAACCTCGCAAAGATGTTCCGCACCAGGCGATTTCGCACATACACCACCGACGACGTCGTCGGCGTCGAGATGGCCGGGGCGTTGAAGAACGTCTACGCCATCGCCGTCGGCATGGGCTACTCGCTGGGCATCGGCGAGAACACCCGCGCCATGGTCATGGCCCGCGCGGTGCGCGAGATGTCCAAACTCGGCGAGGCCGTCGGCGGCCAGCGCGACACCTTCTCCGGCCTGGCCGGCATGGGCGACCTCATCGTCACCTGCACCTCCAAGCGCAGCCGCAACCGCCATGTCGGCGAGGAGCTCGGCTCAGGCAAGACCGTCCAGGAGATCATCGCCTCGATGAACCAGGTCGCCGAAGGCGTCAAGGCCTGCAGCGTGGTCATGGAATTCGCCGAGAAGTACGGCCTGAACATGCCGATCGCCCGCGAGGTCGACGCGGTGGTCAACCACGGCGCCAACGTCGAGCAGGCCTACCGCGGCCTGATGGCCGAGAAACCCGGCCACGAGGTGCACGGCTCGCGGTTCTAG